The following are from one region of the Deinococcus ruber genome:
- a CDS encoding SDR family NAD(P)-dependent oxidoreductase — protein sequence MSLITTPFDRHSTAADVITDIDLTHRRAIVTGASSGISVETARALVSAGADVTLAVRSLEAGVRVANDLIATTGNARVRVAHLDLSEPASVAAFVSAWTGPLHLLINNAGIMATPEQHTPQGWELQFATNHLGHFALATGLHRALVAASGARIVSLSSAGHTRSPVVFGDIHFHHRPYDPFLAYGQSKTANVLFAVEASRRWAEQGITANAVMPGAVRTEGVANLNLTATQIAHAQATRSSGPETFWKTPAQGAATSILVATSPLLSGVGGRYFEDSQEAGPHVPGTMRGVAGYALDPAQAERLWEVSETLLARATSPSD from the coding sequence ATGTCGCTGATCACCACGCCGTTTGACCGCCACTCCACCGCTGCGGACGTCATCACCGATATCGACCTGACGCACCGCCGGGCCATCGTCACCGGTGCGTCTTCCGGCATTAGCGTCGAGACAGCCCGCGCGTTGGTCAGCGCCGGAGCCGACGTGACGCTGGCTGTACGGTCACTGGAAGCAGGTGTACGCGTCGCCAACGACCTCATCGCCACAACCGGCAACGCCCGCGTCCGGGTCGCTCACCTGGACCTGAGCGAGCCGGCGTCGGTGGCCGCGTTTGTGTCCGCCTGGACCGGGCCGCTCCACCTGCTGATCAACAACGCGGGCATCATGGCCACGCCGGAGCAGCACACGCCGCAAGGCTGGGAACTCCAGTTCGCGACCAATCACCTCGGCCACTTCGCCTTGGCGACAGGACTCCACCGAGCGCTGGTGGCGGCAAGCGGGGCACGCATCGTCTCACTCAGTTCTGCCGGACATACCCGCTCACCGGTGGTCTTCGGCGACATCCACTTCCACCACCGTCCCTACGACCCATTCCTGGCGTATGGGCAGTCCAAGACCGCGAACGTCCTGTTTGCGGTCGAAGCGTCGCGGCGCTGGGCCGAGCAGGGCATCACCGCCAACGCCGTGATGCCTGGAGCGGTCCGCACCGAAGGCGTGGCCAATCTAAACCTCACGGCCACGCAAATCGCGCACGCGCAAGCGACCCGGTCAAGCGGGCCGGAAACGTTCTGGAAGACCCCCGCACAGGGAGCCGCGACTTCAATTCTTGTGGCGACGTCACCGTTGCTGTCCGGTGTCGGCGGTCGCTACTTCGAAGACAGCCAGGAAGCGGGGCCACATGTGCCTGGCACCATGCGAGGGGTCGCCGGATACGCCCTCGATCCAGCGCAGGCGGAGCGGCTGTGGGAGGTATCGGAGACGCTGCTGGCCCGAGCAACTTCGCCCAGTGACTGA